CCGGACCGCACCACCTTCGACTACCTGCAGGGCCGCCCGCACGCCCCGCAGGGCGAGGACTGGGACGCCGCGGTCGCCTACTGGGAGACCCTGTCCACCGACGAGGACGCGGTCTTCGACGCCGAGGTGTTCATCGACGCCGCCGAGCTGACCCCGTTCGTCACCTGGGGCACCAACCCGGGCCAGGGCGCGCCGCTGGGCGCGAACGTCCCGAACCCGGAGGACTTCGAGGACCCGCAGGAGCGGATCGCCGCCGAGAACGCCCTGAAGTACATGGGCCTGGAGGCCGGCACCCCGCTGCGCGAGGTCAAGGTCGACGCCGTGTTCGTCGGCTCCTGCACCAACGGCCGGATCGAGGACCTGCGGGCCGCCGCGGCCATCCTGGAGGGCCGGCGGATCGCCGAGGGCCTGCGCATGCTGGTCGTCCCGGGCTCCGTCCGGGTCGCCCTGCAGGCCGTCGAGGAGGGCCTGGACAAGGTCTTCACCGCCGCGGGCGCCGAGTGGCGGCACGCCGGCTGCTCGATGTGCCTGGGCATGAACCCGGACCAGCTGGCCCCGGGCGAGCGCTGCGCCTCCACCTCGAACCGGAACTTCGAGGGCCGCCAGGGCAAGGGCGGCCGCACCCACCTGGTCTCCCCCCAGGTGGCCGCCGCCACCGCGCTGGTGGGCCGTCTGGCCGCACCGTCCGACCTGACCGACCGCGTCGCCGTGGAGGCCTGAGCCATGGAGAAGTTCACCACCCACACCGGCCGCGCCGTCCCGCTGCGCCGCTCCAACGTGGACACCGACCAGATCATCCCGGCGCACTGGCTCAAGAAGGTCACCCGCTCCGGCTTCGAGGACGGCCTGTTCGAGGCCTGGCGCAAGGACGAGTCCTTCGTCCTGAACCTGCCCGAGCGCAAGGGCGCGTCCGTCCTGGTGACCGGCCCCGAGTTCGGCACCGGCTCGTCCCGCGAGCACGCCGTCTGGGCGCTGCAGAACTACGGCTTCCAGGCCGTCATCTCCTCCCGGTTCGCCGACATCTTCCGCGGGAACTCGCTGAAGAACGGCCTGCTGACGGTGGTCCTGCCGCAGGAGACCGTGGAGGCGCTCTGGGCGCTGACCGAGGCCGACCCGACCGCCGAGATCACCGTCGACCTGGAGGCCCGCGAGGTCCGGGCCGAGGGCGTCACCGCGCCGTTCGAACTGGACGACAACGTGCGCTGGCGGCTCCTGAACGGCCTGGACGACATCAGCATCACCCTGCAGAACGAGGCCGACGTCGCCGCGTTCGAGGCGAAGCGGCCCTCCTACAAGCCGCGCACCCAGCCGGCCGCCTGAGTCGCCGCTTTCTGACGGACCGACAACAAGACCCGCCCCCCTCCGGGGCGGGTCTTCGTTGTTCGCAGGGGAGTTCGTCAGCCGGGAATAGACCCTGGTGTAGCGCAACTCCGCACAGATGGCACAATCGTTGCATGCACCACAGTCCCGAACCCCCGTACCAGGACGGCGAACCGGCGTCCGGGGACGGTCGGGACGGTGCTGCCGACTCGGAAGTCACCCTGCTCTACGCACTGGTGGCCGAGCGGTTGAAGCAAGCCCACGCCCGCGTTCACGCGCTGAACGTGTCGACGGACGCAAAGACCGCTCTCACCCGACAACTGCTGATCGTCACCGAGACCGCGAAGCGCGATCTCCCGGGGGCGGCACGGCGGTTGAGTCGCTTTGTGCAGGACCTCGACGAGGGGCGGATGCCTCCCCGGTGAGCACCTCCATGCGCAAATCCATTGCGACACTAGGGTGATTCACGCGTTTGGTAATTGAAAGTCCGCAGATACATACCTAACGTGCGAAAAGAACGGATGGAATCATCCGGCGCCCGTTTCCGAAGGGGAAGACGTGAACAAGGCTCAGCTTGTCGAAGCGGTGGCCGAGCAGCTGGGCGGTCGCAAGGCTGCCGCAGAGGCCGTCGACGCAGTGCTCGACACCATGGTGCGTGCCGTCGTGGCGGGTGACCGCGTCTCGGTCACCGGTTTCGGCACCTTCGAGAAGGTGGAGCGCTCGGCGCGCTTCGCCCGCAACCCGCAGACCGGCGAGCGGGTCAAGGTCAAGAAGACCGCGGTCCCGCGCTTCCGCCCGGGCCAGGGCTTCAAGGACCTGGTCTCCGGCAGCAAGAAGCTGCCGAAGGAGGGCCCGTCGGTCAAGAAGGCGCCCAAGGGCTCGCTCACCCCGGGCAAGTCCGGTGTGGCCGCCACCCCGGCCGCCAAGCGCGCCGCGACCAAGCGCGCCGCCGCCGCGGGCACCGCCGCGACCAAGAAGACCGCCGCCAAGAAGACCGCGACCACCGCGGCCAAGAAGGCGGCTCCCGCCAAGACCGCGGTCAAGAAGGCCACCACCGCCAAGACCGCGGTGGCCAAGAAGACCAGCGCGGCCGCGACCAAGAAGGCGACCACCGCGGCGAAGAAGACCACCACCGCGGCCGCCGCCAAGAAGACCACCGCCACCGCCAAGAAGACCGCTCCGGCGAAGAAGACCGCCACGCGCAAGACCACCGCGCGCAAGTCCACCGCCAAGTAGTCGCCCGCCCCGCCGGCCGGTCCGGCCCGGGGCGACGGACGCGCCGGTCCGGCCCGGGTTCCTCCCGGGCCCGGGCCGGCGCGTCCGCTTTCCGGCGGCCCCCGCGCTCCGCCGACTCCCGTTCCCCGGCGGCTCCGGGCCCGCGCCTCACCCGAACGGCCCAACCCGGCGGGCCGGTTCGGGCGGCCGCCGCGGCCGGGCGCCGACGGAACCGGGCGGCCGACCGGGCGGCCGACTTGAGCGGCCGTCGGAACGACGCGGCGTCAGAGCGCCGCCGGGCCCGGGGAAAAGCGCGGAACCGCGGGAATTACTCCCCGGGCGCTTCCACCGGCAGCTCGTAGCAGATCTCCCAGCGGGAATCCGGAATGACGAGATCCGCGGTCTCCACCGGCCGCCCGGAGTCGTCCAGATACGTCCGCTCGATCACCGTCACCGGATCGCCCGAACCGATCCCGAGCAGCGTGGCCTGCTCCGCCGTCGCCCGCGCGGGGCGCGGCCGCTCCAGCGCCCGCACCACCCGGATCCCGATCGAGGCCATCCGGGCCACCACCGTCCGGCCGTGCATCGGGCCGTACCCGGGCATCGTCACGGGGCTCCGGTCGGTGAGCGCCATCGGCTCCCAGGAGTCGGCGAGTTGGACGATCCGGCGCTCCAGCAGGAACTCGTACCTGGTGTGCACCACCAGCGCGCCGGGCTCGATCCGCAGCCGCTGCGCCACCTCCTCGTCGGCCGGGACGAGCGCCGCGGTCTCCGACTCCCACTCGCCGCCCGGCCCCGGCGCGGCCGGGAAGGCCTCCACCGCCCGGGTGCGCACCAGCGGCAGGCGCGGCTCCGGGACGCGCAGGTAGGTGCCCGAGCCGGTCTTGCCCTCCAGCAGGCCCTCGGCGATGAGCACCTCCTGGGCCCGCTGGACCACGTTCGTCCCCACGTCGTAGCTCTTGGCCATCTTGGCCCGGGACGGCAGCCGCTCGCCGACCTTCCACTCCCCGCCCAGCACCCGGCGGCGCAGGTGGTCCGCGATGCGGAGGTACGGAGGGTCCTGTTTGGGCATCTGGCATCTCCCGGGGGAGGGCGGGGCCTGCCGGGTCGCGGCAGGACGGGTGAGGGACGGGGTGGTTCGGCTTGACAATCTAATGCATCAGGTGGAATCTAATGCTTTAGATTCACTGCGCGTGACGAGCTGACTTCGGGGAGAGGTGTGGCATGCGGAGCACGAGGGTGTTCGACCTCGCGTCCGGGCTCGCGGCGGCCACCGGAGCCGAAGCCAGGATCAGCCGACTGCCCGACGGCGGTTACCGGGTGGAGGCGGAGCTGTCGGGGGACCCGGCGACGCACGACCACCGGGCGGTGCTCGACCTGCTCGGCCGGGCCGACCGCTACGGGCACCGCTACCGCGCGCGCACCCACACCGTCTGGGCCGAATTCGACCCGCCGCAGGAGCCATCGTGAAGAACACGCCGACCGGCTACACCGTGGTCATCGGGGGCATCACCGAACCGACCTCGTTCCCCGCCCTGGCCCCGGCCCTGGCCTCGCTCTGGTGGACGCTGAACACGCTGCCGCTCGGCTGGACGCAGTTCGAGGCCTACCGCTACTTCTTCGGCCCGGGCGCGGTCGAGCGCACCGAGGCGTTCCTGGCCCGGGACGGGCGGCTCCAGCTCGGCTTCGCGCTGCTCGGCCGGACCAGGCTGATCACCGTCGTCCCCGGGGAGCACGGCACGCCCCAGTCGGTGCCCGCGCCGCTCAGACTGGTCGACTCGCCGGAGGTCGCCGCGCTGCGGCTGGACGGCGGGCGTCACGCGGCGTCACCGGGCGGCGGGCCCGGCGGCGGGGGCGGATTCGGGCCCGGTGGTGGGGTCGGCGGCGGGGCCGGTGGTGGGATCGGCGGGAGGTTCAGCCGGCTTCCGGGTCAGGGAAGGTCTGCAGGGTGAGGAAGACCACCCGGCGCTCGGCGCCCTCGCCCGCGGTGCGGATGCGCACCCGCTGGCCGGCCCGGAGCAGGCGCAGACCGCCCGCGTCGAAGGCGGGCGCGTCGAAGGGGACGGGGGTGCCGTCGTCGAGCAGGACCGAGCCGGAGCGGGTCGTGGGGTCGTAGCTGAACGCGGTGGCCTGCATGGGAGCCAGCATAGGGCTTCGGAGCAGGGCGGCGGTGGCCGGGCCGAGCCCGAGCAGGTGGGCGGCGGCCAGGTCCGCGGGGGTGTCGACGTCGCGGCGGACGGAGGGCGCGTCGGGGAGCAGCAGTTCGGTCGCGCCGCCGGCCAGGTGGGCGTCCCGGGAGCCGGGGCCGAACGCGGGGCGCAGCGGTGCGCGGGGCGGCCCGGCGAGCAGCACGGTGCCGGTGCCGGGGGCGTCGGCCAGGAAGGCCCGCCCCCGGGCGGGCACCGCGGCCAGCACCCGGTCGAGTTCCGCGGGCCGCAGCGCGGGCAGGTCCGCGGAGAGGGTGGTGACGGAGGAGCGGGGGAAGCGGTGGTGCGCGGTGGCGGCGCCGTGCGCGAGCGCGGGGTTGAGGCCGCCCGGCTCGTCGTCCAGCACCTCGGCCCCAGCGCGCGCAGCGCCCGGCGGCGCGCGCGTCCCGGGTGACCACCAGGACGCGTCCGACCGCGGGGCAGGCCAGCGCGGCGGCGACGGTGTCGAGCGCGAACGCGAGGGCCAGTCGCGGCCGCAGCGGGCCGAGCGCGGCCAGCCGGCTCTTCGCCCCGGCGAGCGGCTTGACCGGGACGACCACCGACCAGCCGGTCCGCGGTCGGGCCCGCTCCGGGCGGGGTCGCCCCGGGGCGGTCGGGCCGACCGCGGCGGGGCGTACGGTGTCCTCTGTCATCGGCGCCATTGTGGCGTCGGCCGGGGAGCCCTGGCCAGCGTGTCCCGGCCGCCCCGGGGCGGCCGGCGGGGGACGGGTCGGGCGGTGGCGGTGATGGCTGCTCGACACAGGCTCGGCTCCCGGGCGAGACTGGTCGGCGCCCCGGAGCCGCTGGCCGGCCCCCGGCGAGGAGAGACCGCGGCGCAGTTACGGGGCGCCGCACGGATGAGGAGGAGCTGGGGTGGCCCGCCGCTCTAACGCCAGGTTCGGAAACGCCGACTACGGGATCTGGTACCGCTTCGCGGCGGTGCTCGTGAAGCCGGTGACCAACGCCCTGGCAAAGGCGGAGTGGCGCGGCTGGGAGCACCTGCCCGAGAAGACCGGGTTCATCGCCGCGGTGAACCACAACTCGGTGATCGACCCGGTGTTCTACGCGCACTGGCAGTACAACTCGGGCCGCCCGCCGCGGATCCTCGCCAAGTCCTCGCTGTTCTCGGTGCCGTTCATCGGCTTCATGCTGCGCAAGACCGGCCAGATCCCGGTGTTCCGGGAGTCCACCGACGCCGCCGAGGCGTTCCGGGCCGCGATCGACGCGGTCAACGGCGGCCAGTGCGTGCAGTTCTACCCGGAGGGCACCCTCACCCGGGACCCGGACCTGTGGCCGATGACCGGCAAGAGCGGCGCGGCCCGGGTCGCGCTGATGACCGGCGCGCCGGTGATCCCGGTGGCGCACTGGGGCGCGCACGAGATCATCCCGCCGTACGGGAAGGGCCGGGGCAAGTACCGCCCGTTCCCGCGGCACCGGGTCGTGGTGGCGGCCGGCCCCGCGGTCGACCTGAGCAAGTACCAGGGGCAGGAGATCACCGCCCAGGTGCTCAAGGAGGCCACCGACGACATCATGGCCGCGATCACCGCCGTGCTGGAGGGCATCCGCGGCGAGCAGGCCCCGAAGGAGCGCTACGACATGCGCAGGGCGGCCCGGGAGCGGGCCGCGGCCGCCCAGGCCAAGCGCGAGCGCGCCGCCGAGGAGGGCGGCCGGTGACCCGCTGCGCGGTGATGGGGACGGGCTCCTGGGGCACCGTCTTCGCGATGATCCTGGCCGACGCCGGCTGCGAGGTGACGCTCTGGGGCCGCCGGCAGGAGCTGGTCGACGCGATCGACCGGGACCACGTCAACCGGGACTACCTGCCGGAGCTGGTGCTGCCCGCGGGCATCCGGGCCACCACGGACGCCGCCGAGGCGCTGGCCGGCGCGGACTTCGCGGTGCTCTCGGTGCCGTCCCAGACGCTGCGCGACAACCTGGCGCTGTGGGCGCCGCTGATCGAGCCGCAGACGGCGCTGGTGAGCCTGATGAAGGGCGTCGAGCTGGGCACCGTGAAGCGGATGAGCGAGGTGGTCGCGGAGGTCGCCGGGGTCGGCCCGGAGCGGGTCGTGGTGGTCTCGGGGCCGAACCTGGCCGGCGAGATCGCCAACCGGCAGCCCGCCGCGACCGTGGTGGCGTGCACCGACGAGGAGGTCGCCAAGCGCTTCCAGAAGGCCTGCCACACCCCGTACTTCCGCCCGTACACCAACACCGACGTGGTGGGCTGCGAGCTGGGCGGCGCGGTGAAGAACGTGATCGGCCTGGCGGTCGGCATGGCCAACGGCATGGGGCTGGGCGACAACACCAAGGCCACGCTGATCACCCGCGGGCTGGCCGAGACCACCCGGTTGGGCCTGGCGCTGGGCGCGGACCCGCACACCTTCGCCGGGCTGGCCGGCATGGGGGACCTGGTGGCGACCTGCTCCTCGCCGCTGTCCCGGAACAACACCTTCGGCACCAACCTGGGCCGCGGCATGACGCTGGCCGAGACCATCGCCGCCACCAGCCAGACCGCGGAGGGCGTGAAGTCCTGCGAGTCGGTGCTCGACCTGGCCCGGCGCAACGGGGTGGACATGCCGATCGTGGAGGCCGTGGTGGACGTGGTGCACAAGGGGCGGCCGACCCAGGAGGTGCTGAAGGGACTGATGTCCCGTTCGGCCAAGCCTGAGCGCCGGTGACCGGAATCGGACGGTAGTCTCAACGCCGATATGAGCATCGAACACACCACCCCGAACCAGGCGGCCAAGCCGCGCGTCGCGATCGTCTTCGGCGGCCGCAGCTCCGAGCACGGCGTGTCCGTGGTCACCGCCGCCAGCGTGCTGCGCTCGATCGATCGCAGCAAGTACGAGGTGCTGCCGATCGGCATCACCCACGAGGGCCGCTGGGCCCTGGTCGGCGACGAACCGGCCCGGATGGCCATCACCGACGGCCGGATGCCGGACGTCGACCAGGTGGCCGAGTCGACCGAGGGCCAGGTGGCGCTGCCGCTCGCCCCCGGCAGCCGGGACGTGGTGTGGAGCGAGCCCGGTGCCGCGCCGAAGGTGCTCGGCGAGGTCGACGTGGTGCTGCCGCTGCTGCACGGCCCGTGGGGCGAGGACGGCACCCTGCAGGGCCTGCTGGAGCTCTCCGGCGTGCCCTACGTGGGCTCCGGCGTGCTGGCCTCCGCGGTCGGCATGGACAAGGAGTTCACCAAGCGGATCATCGAGTCGCTCGGCCTGTACGCGGGCGAGTACACGGTGCTCAAGCCGCGCGAGTGGGAGTCCGAGGCCGGCCGCGCCGCCGCCCGCGAGCGGATCGCCGCGCTCGGCCTGCCGCTGTTCGTCAAGCCCTGCCGGGCCGGCTCCTCGATCGGCATCACCAAGGTCAAGGACCTCGCCGACCTGGACGCCGCGGTCGAGGAGGCCCGCCGCCACGACCCCAAGGTCATCGTGGAGAAGGGCGTCGAGGGCCGCGAGATCGAGTGCGGCGTGCTGGAGTTCGAGGACGGCCCGCGCGCCTCCGTCCCCGCCGAGGTGCTGGTCGACGGGGAGTTCGAGTTCTACGACTTCGAGGCCAAGTACATCGACTCCTCCGAGGTCCGCATCCCCGCCGACCTCACCGGCGCCGAGCAGGCCGAGATCCGCCGGCAGGCCGTCGAGGTGTTCGAGGGCCTCGGCTGCGAGGGCCTGGCCCGGGTCGACTTCTTCCTGCTGGCCGACGGCCGGTGGATGGTCAACGAGGTCAACACCATGCCCGGCTTCACCCCGATCTCGGCCTACCCCAAGATGTGGGAGGCCACCGGCGTGCCCTACGCCGAGCTGATCGACCGCCTGCTGGCCGCCGCGCTGCGCCGCTCCACCGGCCTGCGGTAGGCCTCAGGAGCCGTCCAGGCAGCCCGAGTCG
The window above is part of the Kitasatospora sp. NA04385 genome. Proteins encoded here:
- the leuC gene encoding 3-isopropylmalate dehydratase large subunit — encoded protein: MGRTLAEKVWDDHVVRRAEGEPDLLYIDLHLLHEVTSPQAFDGLRLAGRPVRRTDLTIATEDHNTPTLDIDKPIADPVSRVQLETLRKNAEEFGVRIHSLGDVEQGVVHVVGPQLGLTQPGMTVVCGDSHTSTHGAFGALAFGIGTSQVEHVLATQTLPLAPFKTMAITVEGELPEGVTAKDLILAVITRIGTGGGQGYVLEYRGSAIRSLSMEARMTICNMSIEAGARAGMIAPDRTTFDYLQGRPHAPQGEDWDAAVAYWETLSTDEDAVFDAEVFIDAAELTPFVTWGTNPGQGAPLGANVPNPEDFEDPQERIAAENALKYMGLEAGTPLREVKVDAVFVGSCTNGRIEDLRAAAAILEGRRIAEGLRMLVVPGSVRVALQAVEEGLDKVFTAAGAEWRHAGCSMCLGMNPDQLAPGERCASTSNRNFEGRQGKGGRTHLVSPQVAAATALVGRLAAPSDLTDRVAVEA
- the leuD gene encoding 3-isopropylmalate dehydratase small subunit encodes the protein MEKFTTHTGRAVPLRRSNVDTDQIIPAHWLKKVTRSGFEDGLFEAWRKDESFVLNLPERKGASVLVTGPEFGTGSSREHAVWALQNYGFQAVISSRFADIFRGNSLKNGLLTVVLPQETVEALWALTEADPTAEITVDLEAREVRAEGVTAPFELDDNVRWRLLNGLDDISITLQNEADVAAFEAKRPSYKPRTQPAA
- a CDS encoding HU family DNA-binding protein codes for the protein MNKAQLVEAVAEQLGGRKAAAEAVDAVLDTMVRAVVAGDRVSVTGFGTFEKVERSARFARNPQTGERVKVKKTAVPRFRPGQGFKDLVSGSKKLPKEGPSVKKAPKGSLTPGKSGVAATPAAKRAATKRAAAAGTAATKKTAAKKTATTAAKKAAPAKTAVKKATTAKTAVAKKTSAAATKKATTAAKKTTTAAAAKKTTATAKKTAPAKKTATRKTTARKSTAK
- a CDS encoding GntR family transcriptional regulator is translated as MPKQDPPYLRIADHLRRRVLGGEWKVGERLPSRAKMAKSYDVGTNVVQRAQEVLIAEGLLEGKTGSGTYLRVPEPRLPLVRTRAVEAFPAAPGPGGEWESETAALVPADEEVAQRLRIEPGALVVHTRYEFLLERRIVQLADSWEPMALTDRSPVTMPGYGPMHGRTVVARMASIGIRVVRALERPRPARATAEQATLLGIGSGDPVTVIERTYLDDSGRPVETADLVIPDSRWEICYELPVEAPGE
- a CDS encoding 1-acyl-sn-glycerol-3-phosphate acyltransferase, which codes for MARRSNARFGNADYGIWYRFAAVLVKPVTNALAKAEWRGWEHLPEKTGFIAAVNHNSVIDPVFYAHWQYNSGRPPRILAKSSLFSVPFIGFMLRKTGQIPVFRESTDAAEAFRAAIDAVNGGQCVQFYPEGTLTRDPDLWPMTGKSGAARVALMTGAPVIPVAHWGAHEIIPPYGKGRGKYRPFPRHRVVVAAGPAVDLSKYQGQEITAQVLKEATDDIMAAITAVLEGIRGEQAPKERYDMRRAARERAAAAQAKRERAAEEGGR
- a CDS encoding NAD(P)H-dependent glycerol-3-phosphate dehydrogenase; this translates as MGTGSWGTVFAMILADAGCEVTLWGRRQELVDAIDRDHVNRDYLPELVLPAGIRATTDAAEALAGADFAVLSVPSQTLRDNLALWAPLIEPQTALVSLMKGVELGTVKRMSEVVAEVAGVGPERVVVVSGPNLAGEIANRQPAATVVACTDEEVAKRFQKACHTPYFRPYTNTDVVGCELGGAVKNVIGLAVGMANGMGLGDNTKATLITRGLAETTRLGLALGADPHTFAGLAGMGDLVATCSSPLSRNNTFGTNLGRGMTLAETIAATSQTAEGVKSCESVLDLARRNGVDMPIVEAVVDVVHKGRPTQEVLKGLMSRSAKPERR
- a CDS encoding D-alanine--D-alanine ligase family protein, which codes for MSIEHTTPNQAAKPRVAIVFGGRSSEHGVSVVTAASVLRSIDRSKYEVLPIGITHEGRWALVGDEPARMAITDGRMPDVDQVAESTEGQVALPLAPGSRDVVWSEPGAAPKVLGEVDVVLPLLHGPWGEDGTLQGLLELSGVPYVGSGVLASAVGMDKEFTKRIIESLGLYAGEYTVLKPREWESEAGRAAARERIAALGLPLFVKPCRAGSSIGITKVKDLADLDAAVEEARRHDPKVIVEKGVEGREIECGVLEFEDGPRASVPAEVLVDGEFEFYDFEAKYIDSSEVRIPADLTGAEQAEIRRQAVEVFEGLGCEGLARVDFFLLADGRWMVNEVNTMPGFTPISAYPKMWEATGVPYAELIDRLLAAALRRSTGLR